The bacterium genome contains a region encoding:
- a CDS encoding NADP-dependent malic enzyme, whose translation MDSISYHKKYKGKIGTELKSPIKDKVDLSLAYTPGVAEVSKELAKNNKRASELSLKSNTIAVVSDGSAVLGLGNIGAYGAIPVMEGKAALFKRFGNVDAFPICLNTQNSDEIVEIVKNIAPVFGGINLEDIKAPKCFEIERRLIKELDIPVMHDDQHGTAVVVLSALINAIKVVKKDLSVEIVINGSGAAGTAVCKLLLEYGFKNIVICDSQGAISTLRKDLNREKLSLANTTNKNTEDGDIKKIIKNKDVFIGLSSGNLLDKNDVSQMKSNAIIFAMANPIPEIMPEDAKLGGAKIVATGRSDFENQINNVLAFPGIFRGALDNKVKRITNKMLIRAAVNLSKLVKNPTPKKIIPSAFDKNVAKIVAKSIV comes from the coding sequence ATGGACTCAATTTCATATCACAAAAAATATAAAGGGAAAATTGGAACTGAACTAAAATCTCCAATTAAAGATAAGGTTGACCTGTCTCTAGCATATACTCCAGGGGTAGCCGAAGTTAGCAAAGAACTTGCCAAAAACAACAAAAGGGCTTCTGAACTTTCTCTAAAATCAAACACTATTGCTGTTGTTTCAGACGGTTCAGCAGTCTTAGGGTTAGGAAATATCGGAGCATATGGAGCAATCCCCGTGATGGAAGGAAAAGCTGCACTTTTCAAAAGATTTGGAAATGTTGACGCCTTTCCTATTTGCTTAAACACTCAAAATAGTGATGAAATTGTAGAGATAGTCAAAAACATTGCACCTGTTTTCGGGGGAATAAATTTAGAAGATATTAAAGCTCCCAAATGCTTTGAAATAGAAAGAAGACTTATCAAGGAATTGGATATTCCTGTTATGCACGACGATCAGCATGGAACAGCTGTGGTAGTGCTTTCTGCTTTGATAAACGCAATTAAGGTGGTTAAAAAGGACTTAAGTGTTGAAATAGTAATAAATGGCTCAGGAGCAGCTGGTACTGCTGTTTGTAAACTGCTCTTGGAATACGGTTTTAAAAATATTGTCATTTGTGATTCGCAAGGCGCAATATCAACATTGAGGAAGGATTTAAACCGAGAAAAACTTAGTCTTGCTAACACCACAAATAAAAATACTGAAGATGGTGATATTAAAAAGATTATTAAAAATAAAGATGTATTCATAGGCCTTAGTAGTGGAAACCTATTAGATAAAAATGATGTCTCTCAAATGAAAAGTAATGCAATTATTTTTGCAATGGCAAACCCCATTCCTGAGATAATGCCTGAGGATGCAAAACTAGGCGGAGCAAAGATTGTAGCAACAGGAAGAAGTGATTTCGAAAATCAAATTAATAATGTTTTGGCTTTCCCCGGTATTTTTAGGGGGGCACTAGATAATAAAGTAAAAAGAATTACCAATAAAATGTTAATTAGGGCTGCAGTAAACTTGTCAAAGTTAGTTAAAAATCCAACACCTAAAAAAATAATCCCAAGTGCGTTTGATAAAAATGTGGCAAAAATAGTTGCAAAATCT
- a CDS encoding ribonuclease H-like domain-containing protein: MYNEVIFDLETQRFFDDIEGFNPADLGVSILSIYVRKIDHNYSEIEGQTISFYEPDLLKSWEYFKNADRIIGFNSKRFDVPALKPYLSSDIGKIPHLDILEHIKEVNGKRVSLNAVVKETLGDHKADDPQNAILYWQKRDEESLKKLKFYCEEDVRLTKEVYDYGLKNKKLHFKDFWNDIKTIDVDFSYPVLEKEIEKQESLF, from the coding sequence ATGTACAACGAGGTGATTTTTGATCTGGAAACACAAAGATTTTTTGATGATATAGAGGGATTTAATCCAGCTGATTTGGGAGTTTCAATTCTGTCTATCTATGTCAGAAAGATTGACCACAATTACAGTGAGATTGAGGGTCAAACGATATCTTTTTATGAACCTGATTTACTAAAGTCATGGGAATATTTCAAAAACGCAGATAGAATTATTGGCTTTAACTCAAAAAGATTTGATGTCCCAGCCTTAAAACCTTACTTGTCAAGTGACATTGGTAAAATTCCTCATCTGGATATATTAGAACATATTAAAGAGGTCAATGGAAAACGTGTTTCATTAAACGCAGTCGTTAAGGAGACCTTAGGTGATCACAAGGCAGATGACCCCCAAAATGCAATTCTTTACTGGCAGAAAAGAGATGAAGAAAGTTTAAAAAAATTAAAATTCTATTGTGAGGAAGACGTAAGACTAACCAAAGAAGTCTATGACTATGGATTAAAGAACAAAAAGCTTCATTTCAAAGATTTTTGGAATGATATAAAAACGATTGATGTTGATTTTAGTTACCCAGTGCTGGAAAAAGAAATTGAAAAACAGGAGAGTCTATTTTAA